The window TTGAGCCATCCCAACGGCTTGACACCCGGCCCCGCGCGGACATAGTGCCCTCCGAGTTAACGGTCTCGGGCCCTCGTTTCAGGGCTGTTCATTCGTAGATCGAACCTTACCCAGCAACCTATGCAAGCGCATCTCAAGCCACTGTCCCTAATGGCGATGCTCACGGCAGCTCTGGTCATTACCGGATGCTGTTCCACGACCACCGCCAAGTCTCCCTCCACCCGGGCCCACACCTCCACGACACCCGCACCAGCGCCGCGTCCGGCCGCAACGGCGGAGCCAGCCCGGCCCGCACCGCCGCCCGCTGTCCGGCCGGCTGGCGGCTTCGGTCCGTCCCACAGCACCTTCGAGGAGGGCGGCATCCGCTACATCCGCGGCTCCATGGCCTTTCCCACCGGCGTGCGCGAAACCAGCGGCCTGCTCCTCGAAAAGGTGGTCCCCGCCGAAGTCATGCTCGGCCAGCCCTTCAGCTACGAGTACAAGGTCATCAACCTGACCGATTTCCCCCTGGCCGAAGTGACGGTCATGGACCAGGTGACGGACAATTTCCAGGCCAGTGACTCCTCCCCGCGCGCCGATTCCGTCGCCGGCGGCATTGCCACCTGGCGCATCGGCCAGCTCGGGCCCCGCGAGACCAAGACCATCAAGGTGACCGGTTCCGCCTCCACCGAAACCACCATCCGCACCTGCGGCTGGGCCACCTACAGCCCGATCCTCTGCGAGGAAATCCGCGTCGTGAAGCCCGCCATCGAACTCGCCAAGACGATGCCGGCCGAAGTCCTCCAGTGCGATCCCATCCCGGTTCGCCTCGTGGTCCGCAACTCCGGCAGCAGCACCCTCACCGGCGTGCGCGTGACCGACAGCCTGCCCTCGGGCCTGACCACCGACGCCGGCCAGTCCAACGTCTCGTTCGATGCCGGCACGCTCGCCCCCGGCCAGTCCCGAGAGTTCACCTTCAATGCCCGCGCTTCGCGCACCGGCAACTTCACCAACCCGGCCAAGGTCACCAGCGCCCAGAATGTCGAGGCGGAAGCCCAGGCCTCCGTCCGCGTCGTGAAGCCGGTCCTCACCATCGCCTGCGAGGCGCCTGACCGCGCCATCTTCGGCCGCAACTTCGACGTCTGCCTCACCGTCCGCAACACCGGTGACGCCCCGTCCGCCAATAC is drawn from Verrucomicrobiia bacterium and contains these coding sequences:
- a CDS encoding DUF11 domain-containing protein, with translation MAMLTAALVITGCCSTTTAKSPSTRAHTSTTPAPAPRPAATAEPARPAPPPAVRPAGGFGPSHSTFEEGGIRYIRGSMAFPTGVRETSGLLLEKVVPAEVMLGQPFSYEYKVINLTDFPLAEVTVMDQVTDNFQASDSSPRADSVAGGIATWRIGQLGPRETKTIKVTGSASTETTIRTCGWATYSPILCEEIRVVKPAIELAKTMPAEVLQCDPIPVRLVVRNSGSSTLTGVRVTDSLPSGLTTDAGQSNVSFDAGTLAPGQSREFTFNARASRTGNFTNPAKVTSAQNVEAEAQASVRVVKPVLTIACEAPDRAIFGRNFDVCLTVRNTGDAPSANTVVSLALGGARVVSATDGGAASGANVTWNLGTLAAGATKRVCVTLVSDPGTTLNFAANAQGVCADPVSTTCRTEVVGVPGILLEVVDDPDPILVGSTTTYSIRVLNQGNSPITNVRIVGRTDPDSQEAVSGTGSTPVNLVPGGVEMGNVAILGPKQQVEWKVVVRATAVENALFEVRLVSDQLREVMELESTNQY